Proteins from one Cellulosilyticum lentocellum DSM 5427 genomic window:
- the truA gene encoding tRNA pseudouridine(38-40) synthase TruA has translation MKRFKLIVAYDGTNYNGFAKQPNATTIQGTLDVAIAKIVQHEVRTLGAGRTDRGVHAFAQCCVFDSDTKIPADRLAKAINSQLPADISVKSVEEVSEDFHPRFGAKRKTYRYQILNAKIRDPFLYKYALLYPYELDVERMQEAANEMIGEHDFACFCAAGSTVKDTVRIIYSIDVKKEGDLVSIDVCGNGFLYNMVRIIIGTLLDVNENKITKDSIKTIIESKNRELAGPTVPPQGLTMLNIVYN, from the coding sequence ATGAAGAGATTTAAATTAATCGTGGCATATGATGGGACTAACTATAATGGATTTGCAAAGCAGCCAAATGCCACTACGATTCAAGGGACTTTAGATGTTGCTATTGCTAAAATTGTGCAGCATGAAGTACGTACACTTGGAGCGGGAAGAACAGATAGAGGGGTACATGCCTTTGCTCAATGCTGCGTATTTGATTCAGATACGAAAATACCAGCAGATAGATTAGCTAAAGCTATTAATAGTCAGTTACCAGCCGATATTTCAGTAAAATCGGTAGAAGAAGTAAGTGAAGATTTTCATCCACGTTTTGGAGCTAAAAGAAAAACTTATCGTTATCAGATTTTAAATGCAAAAATAAGAGATCCATTTTTATATAAGTATGCACTTTTATATCCATATGAATTAGATGTAGAGCGTATGCAAGAGGCTGCTAATGAGATGATAGGAGAGCATGATTTCGCATGTTTTTGTGCAGCAGGAAGCACAGTTAAAGATACTGTACGTATTATTTATTCTATAGATGTCAAAAAAGAAGGAGACCTTGTTTCTATTGATGTTTGTGGAAATGGATTTTTATATAATATGGTAAGAATTATTATTGGTACACTGTTAGATGTTAATGAAAATAAGATCACTAAAGATAGCATAAAAACAATTATAGAATCGAAGAATCGTGAACTAGCAGGCCCAACAGTACCACCTCAAGGATTAACCATGCTTAATATAGTGTACAATTAA
- a CDS encoding energy-coupling factor transporter transmembrane component T family protein — protein MIRDITIGQYYPSGSPVHKLDPRTKILITFAYIIGLFFINYFIGYAFVALCFYGAVRVSKVPLKYMLKGLKSIMFILLFTVILNMFFTSTGNEIFKWWIFRITDNGLVLAAKMGIRLVLLIVGSSLLTLTTSPIELTDGIENLLNPFRRIGVPAHEIAMMMSISLRFIPILLEETDKIMKAQTARGADFESGNIVQRAKAMVPIMVPLFISAFRRADELAMAMEARCYRGGVGRTRLNSLKYTKKDLIAFLFATAFIIGCILL, from the coding sequence ATGATTAGAGACATTACTATAGGACAATATTATCCTTCAGGTTCTCCAGTTCATAAATTAGATCCAAGAACAAAAATCCTTATTACCTTTGCCTATATTATAGGATTGTTTTTTATTAATTACTTTATTGGATATGCTTTTGTTGCATTATGTTTTTACGGCGCTGTTAGAGTAAGTAAGGTGCCACTTAAATATATGCTAAAAGGGTTAAAGAGTATTATGTTTATTTTATTATTTACAGTGATACTCAATATGTTTTTTACTTCTACAGGTAATGAAATATTTAAGTGGTGGATTTTTAGAATTACTGATAATGGATTAGTATTAGCAGCTAAAATGGGAATTAGACTAGTATTATTAATTGTAGGTTCATCTCTTTTGACTTTGACAACATCACCTATTGAGCTAACTGATGGCATAGAGAATCTATTAAATCCTTTTAGAAGGATTGGAGTGCCTGCTCATGAGATAGCCATGATGATGAGTATTTCTCTTCGCTTTATCCCTATCTTATTAGAAGAAACGGATAAAATAATGAAAGCACAAACAGCTAGAGGTGCTGATTTTGAAAGTGGCAATATCGTGCAGAGAGCTAAGGCAATGGTGCCTATTATGGTACCCCTATTCATTTCTGCATTTAGACGTGCAGATGAATTAGCTATGGCTATGGAAGCACGTTGTTATCGTGGAGGAGTAGGTAGAACCAGATTAAATAGCTTGAAGTACACAAAGAAGGATTTAATAGCATTTTTATTTGCAACAGCGTTTATAATAGGGTGTATTTTATTATAA
- a CDS encoding energy-coupling factor transporter ATPase → MSIKIDHLTHIYNEGTPFQKVALEDINMSIEKGEFVGIIGHTGSGKSTLIQMFNGLLKPTKGEVYVNQQNIHGEKINKKEMRQRVGLVFQYPEYQLFEMTVKDDVAFGPKNMGLTKEEIDKQVKFGLDAVGLDESYYEKSPFELSGGQKRRVAIAGVLAMNPEILILDEPTAGLDPKGRNELFEQLKKMHQELGLTIVLISHSMEDVAKYVEKLFVLYKGRIAYTGSPREVFAHGKELEKIGLAMPQIKYIMEDLKQKGMDIDTDVLTVEEAAAKIIAYLKEKGEQHD, encoded by the coding sequence ATGTCAATTAAGATAGATCATTTAACACATATATATAATGAAGGAACGCCTTTTCAAAAGGTAGCATTAGAAGATATTAATATGAGTATAGAAAAAGGTGAGTTTGTAGGTATTATAGGCCATACTGGCTCAGGCAAAAGCACTCTTATTCAAATGTTTAACGGACTTTTAAAACCGACAAAAGGTGAGGTCTATGTTAATCAGCAGAACATCCATGGCGAGAAGATTAATAAAAAAGAAATGAGACAAAGGGTGGGTTTGGTTTTTCAATACCCTGAGTATCAGCTTTTTGAGATGACGGTGAAAGATGATGTAGCTTTTGGACCAAAGAATATGGGGTTAACTAAAGAAGAAATAGACAAGCAAGTGAAATTTGGGTTAGATGCAGTTGGTCTAGATGAATCTTATTATGAAAAGTCGCCTTTTGAGCTTTCTGGAGGACAAAAAAGAAGAGTGGCTATTGCTGGTGTCTTAGCAATGAACCCAGAAATACTTATCTTAGATGAGCCTACAGCAGGATTAGATCCAAAAGGTAGAAATGAATTATTCGAACAGTTAAAAAAGATGCATCAGGAACTAGGGCTTACCATTGTACTTATTTCACATAGTATGGAGGATGTGGCGAAGTACGTAGAAAAGTTATTTGTACTTTATAAGGGAAGAATTGCTTATACAGGTTCACCAAGAGAGGTTTTTGCTCATGGTAAGGAGCTAGAAAAGATTGGACTTGCTATGCCTCAGATTAAATACATTATGGAAGACTTAAAACAAAAAGGAATGGATATAGATACCGATGTATTAACAGTAGAAGAGGCAGCAGCTAAAATTATAGCGTATTTAAAGGAGAAAGGAGAACAACATGATTAG
- a CDS encoding energy-coupling factor transporter ATPase has translation MQNIIEAKNLVFEYYNYDDDGQVKDSVTALNHISVDVKEGEFLVILGHNGSGKSTFAKHLNSILTPKEGTLIVSGIDATDKKNTWDIRKQVGMVFQNPDNQIVATIIEEDVAFGPENLGIEPSEIRKRVDDALETVGMSDYKKGSPNQLSGGQKQRIAIAGVIAMKPKCIVFDESTAMLDPIGRRQVMSTMQKLNKEYGITIIHITHYMQEAILADRIIVMDKGKVVLEGTPKEVFKEVKRIKDIGLDVPDTTYLVYLLNQEGFDLPIDLLTVEEVTDAICQLR, from the coding sequence ATGCAGAACATTATTGAAGCTAAAAACCTTGTTTTTGAGTATTATAATTATGATGATGATGGACAAGTAAAAGATAGCGTAACAGCGTTAAATCACATTAGTGTAGATGTAAAAGAGGGAGAATTCCTAGTCATTCTTGGCCATAATGGCTCAGGTAAATCTACCTTTGCTAAGCATTTAAATAGTATTTTAACGCCTAAAGAAGGAACTTTAATAGTTAGTGGTATCGATGCTACAGATAAAAAGAATACGTGGGATATTCGAAAACAGGTTGGGATGGTATTTCAAAACCCCGATAATCAAATTGTAGCTACCATTATAGAAGAAGATGTAGCGTTTGGTCCAGAGAATTTGGGAATAGAACCAAGCGAAATTAGAAAACGTGTAGATGATGCTTTAGAGACGGTTGGGATGAGCGATTACAAAAAAGGTTCACCTAATCAACTTTCAGGAGGGCAAAAACAACGTATAGCAATAGCAGGTGTTATAGCTATGAAGCCTAAATGCATTGTATTTGATGAATCTACGGCTATGCTTGATCCTATTGGTAGAAGACAAGTTATGAGTACCATGCAAAAATTAAACAAAGAATATGGGATTACAATTATTCATATTACCCACTATATGCAAGAAGCAATACTTGCAGACCGTATTATAGTAATGGATAAGGGAAAAGTTGTTTTAGAAGGAACTCCAAAAGAAGTTTTTAAAGAAGTAAAAAGAATCAAAGATATAGGTTTAGATGTGCCAGATACAACTTATCTCGTATACTTATTAAATCAAGAAGGATTTGATTTACCTATAGATTTACTAACAGTAGAAGAGGTGACAGACGCAATATGTCAATTAAGATAG
- a CDS encoding bL17 family ribosomal protein — MAGQRKLGRDAAGRKALLRNQVTNLLYHGKIKTTAPKAKEIRKIAEGLIAMAVREKDNYEEVTIKAKQPKLDKDGKRVKEVVDGKKVTVYDEVEKTIKKDSATRLHARRQMLKVLYPVTEVQGAKRRQAKKVDMCDKLFSEIAPKYADRNGGYTRIIKIGPRKGDAAEEVIIELV, encoded by the coding sequence ATGGCTGGACAAAGAAAGCTCGGACGTGACGCAGCAGGACGTAAAGCGTTACTTCGTAACCAAGTTACAAATCTCTTATACCATGGAAAGATTAAAACAACTGCTCCAAAAGCAAAAGAGATTCGTAAAATCGCTGAAGGCTTAATCGCAATGGCTGTTCGCGAAAAAGACAACTATGAAGAAGTTACTATTAAAGCAAAACAACCTAAATTAGATAAAGACGGTAAACGTGTTAAAGAAGTTGTAGATGGCAAAAAAGTAACTGTTTATGATGAAGTAGAAAAAACTATCAAAAAAGATAGTGCTACTCGCTTACATGCAAGAAGACAAATGTTAAAGGTATTATACCCAGTAACAGAAGTACAAGGTGCTAAAAGAAGACAAGCTAAAAAAGTTGACATGTGCGACAAATTATTTAGCGAAATCGCTCCTAAATACGCTGACCGTAATGGTGGTTACACAAGAATCATCAAAATCGGACCACGTAAAGGTGACGCAGCTGAAGAAGTTATTATCGAATTAGTATAA
- a CDS encoding DNA-directed RNA polymerase subunit alpha — protein MLEFEKPQIEIKELSQDGKYGCFVVEPLERGYGITLGNSLRRILSSSLPGSAISSVKVDGVLHEFSSIPGVKEDVVEIILNLKGLAIRDTSQGTEPKVIYIEKSGEGPVTGADIKCGPEIEILNPEHHIATLNGGANSNLSIEMTVTTGRGYEGVDKLKKTDLPIGVIPVDANANYTPVERVNFIVEDTRVGQQTDYDKLTLEVWTNGTLKPDEAVSLAAKVLSEHLNLFIDLSENARTTEIMVTKEDDSKEKTLEMTIEELDLSVRSFNCLKRAGINTVEDLTNKTEEEMMKVRNLGRKSLEEVFQKLNELGFQLKPSEE, from the coding sequence GTGTTGGAATTTGAAAAACCACAAATTGAGATTAAAGAATTATCGCAAGATGGTAAATATGGCTGTTTCGTAGTAGAACCATTAGAAAGAGGATATGGAATCACATTAGGCAATAGCCTTCGTCGCATTCTTTCTTCTTCTCTTCCTGGCTCTGCTATTAGCAGCGTCAAAGTGGATGGTGTACTTCATGAGTTTAGTTCAATTCCTGGAGTAAAAGAGGATGTTGTTGAAATTATCCTTAACCTTAAAGGTCTTGCTATCCGCGATACAAGTCAAGGTACAGAACCTAAAGTAATTTATATTGAGAAATCTGGAGAAGGCCCAGTAACTGGAGCAGATATTAAATGTGGTCCAGAAATTGAAATCCTTAATCCAGAACATCATATTGCTACTTTAAATGGTGGAGCAAACTCTAACCTTTCAATTGAAATGACAGTAACAACTGGCCGTGGATATGAAGGTGTTGATAAGCTGAAGAAAACTGATCTTCCAATAGGAGTGATCCCAGTTGATGCTAATGCTAACTACACACCAGTAGAGCGTGTAAACTTTATTGTAGAGGATACACGTGTTGGGCAACAAACTGACTATGATAAACTTACATTAGAGGTTTGGACAAATGGTACACTTAAGCCAGATGAAGCTGTATCTTTAGCTGCAAAAGTTTTAAGTGAACATTTAAACCTTTTCATTGACTTATCAGAGAATGCACGTACTACAGAAATTATGGTAACAAAAGAAGATGATTCTAAAGAAAAAACTTTAGAAATGACAATCGAAGAGTTAGACCTCTCAGTTAGATCATTCAACTGTTTAAAACGTGCGGGAATCAACACAGTTGAAGACTTAACAAACAAGACAGAAGAAGAAATGATGAAAGTTCGTAATCTTGGACGTAAATCATTAGAAGAGGTATTCCAAAAACTCAACGAACTTGGTTTTCAACTTAAACCAAGTGAAGAATAA
- the rpsD gene encoding 30S ribosomal protein S4 → MARYIGSKCKQCRREGKKLFLKGERCFSAACSVEKRPYAPGQHGQAKKKLSEYGLQLREKQKAKRIYGVLEGKFRTYFEEADRKQGITGENLLRLLELRLDNVCYRIGLGRSRTEARQVVRHNLITVNGKRVNIPSYQVKVGDVIEVKEDAKSFERFKLTAEVTGSRIVPEWLEGDIENLRGTVKALPTREQIDTDIAETLIVELYSK, encoded by the coding sequence ATGGCTAGATATATTGGTTCTAAATGTAAACAATGTCGTCGCGAAGGAAAAAAATTATTCCTTAAAGGTGAAAGATGTTTCTCAGCTGCTTGTTCAGTTGAAAAAAGACCTTATGCTCCAGGGCAACACGGTCAAGCTAAAAAGAAATTATCTGAGTACGGATTACAATTACGTGAAAAACAAAAAGCTAAAAGAATCTATGGTGTTCTTGAAGGTAAATTCAGAACTTACTTTGAAGAAGCAGATCGTAAACAAGGAATTACAGGTGAAAACTTACTTCGTCTTCTCGAACTTCGTTTAGATAACGTTTGTTACCGTATTGGTCTTGGACGTTCTCGTACAGAAGCTAGACAAGTAGTAAGACACAACCTTATTACTGTTAACGGTAAAAGAGTAAACATCCCATCTTACCAAGTTAAAGTTGGCGATGTAATTGAAGTTAAAGAAGATGCTAAATCATTCGAACGCTTCAAACTTACTGCAGAAGTAACAGGATCTCGTATTGTTCCAGAATGGTTAGAAGGCGATATTGAAAACCTTAGAGGTACAGTTAAAGCACTTCCAACTAGAGAACAAATCGATACTGATATTGCAGAAACACTTATCGTTGAGCTTTACTCTAAGTAA
- the rpsK gene encoding 30S ribosomal protein S11, whose protein sequence is MAVAKKGGKKVVTRKRRDRKHVERGVAHIQSTFNNTMVTLTDTNGNALSWASAGGLGFRGSRKSTPYAAQMAAETAAKAAMEHGLKSVEVMVKGPGSGREAAIRALQAAGLEVTLIKDVTPVPHNGCRPPKRRRV, encoded by the coding sequence ATGGCAGTTGCAAAAAAAGGTGGTAAAAAAGTTGTAACTCGTAAACGTCGTGACAGAAAACACGTTGAACGCGGTGTTGCACACATTCAATCAACTTTTAACAATACAATGGTAACATTAACAGACACAAACGGAAATGCTCTTTCATGGGCAAGTGCTGGCGGTCTTGGATTTAGAGGTTCAAGAAAATCAACTCCATATGCAGCTCAAATGGCAGCTGAAACAGCAGCTAAAGCAGCAATGGAACATGGATTAAAATCAGTAGAAGTTATGGTTAAAGGACCAGGTTCTGGTAGAGAAGCTGCGATTCGTGCACTTCAAGCTGCAGGCTTAGAAGTAACATTAATCAAAGATGTAACTCCTGTACCACACAATGGTTGCCGTCCACCAAAACGTAGAAGAGTGTAA
- the rpsM gene encoding 30S ribosomal protein S13 codes for MARIAGVDLPKNKRVEIGLTYIFGIGRPTSRQILTEAGIDFDTRIKDLTEEQVSKIRELIEKLGIIVEGDLRREIALNIKRLMEIGCYRGIRHRRGLPVRGQKTKTNARTRKGPKKTVANKKK; via the coding sequence GTGGCACGTATTGCAGGTGTAGACTTACCAAAAAATAAACGTGTTGAAATTGGTCTTACTTATATTTTCGGTATTGGCCGCCCAACTTCTCGTCAAATTTTAACAGAAGCTGGCATTGATTTCGATACTCGTATCAAAGACTTAACTGAAGAACAAGTTTCTAAGATTCGTGAACTTATTGAAAAATTAGGAATCATCGTTGAAGGTGATCTTCGTCGTGAAATCGCTTTAAACATTAAGAGATTAATGGAAATCGGTTGCTACAGAGGAATTCGTCATAGACGTGGTCTTCCAGTTAGAGGACAAAAAACAAAAACAAATGCTCGTACACGTAAAGGTCCTAAAAAGACAGTAGCTAATAAGAAAAAATAG
- the rpmJ gene encoding 50S ribosomal protein L36 — MKVRPSVKKICEKCKIIKRKGRVCVICENPKHKQKQG; from the coding sequence ATGAAAGTACGTCCATCAGTAAAAAAGATTTGCGAAAAATGTAAAATTATTAAAAGAAAAGGTCGTGTTTGCGTTATCTGTGAGAATCCAAAACACAAACAAAAACAAGGTTAA
- the infA gene encoding translation initiation factor IF-1 — MAKGDVIEVEGTVIEKLPNAMFKVEIEGGHIVLGHISGKLRMNFIRVLPGDKVTIELSPYDLTKGRIIWRSK, encoded by the coding sequence TTGGCTAAAGGTGATGTTATAGAAGTAGAGGGAACAGTGATAGAGAAGTTACCAAATGCGATGTTTAAGGTTGAGATTGAAGGAGGACACATTGTCCTTGGTCATATTTCAGGAAAACTTCGTATGAACTTCATCCGTGTATTACCGGGTGATAAGGTAACCATAGAACTTTCTCCATATGATTTAACCAAAGGGCGCATTATTTGGCGTTCTAAATAA
- a CDS encoding KOW domain-containing RNA-binding protein: MNNKYSLGQIVFSKCGRDQGKPFIVVSIEEEYVYLVDGSLRKVDNPKLKKKKHIQPTLTTNEWIKQKIIEENRLTNSDVRRALEEYLGQSSV, encoded by the coding sequence ATGAATAACAAGTATTCGCTAGGGCAGATTGTTTTCTCAAAGTGCGGTCGTGATCAAGGGAAACCATTTATTGTTGTAAGTATAGAGGAAGAATATGTTTACTTAGTAGATGGGAGTCTCCGTAAAGTAGATAACCCGAAACTAAAGAAGAAAAAACATATTCAGCCAACGCTGACTACTAATGAATGGATAAAACAAAAAATTATAGAAGAAAATCGACTAACAAATAGTGATGTTAGACGAGCTCTTGAAGAGTATCTAGGGCAATCTTCTGTGTAA
- the map gene encoding type I methionyl aminopeptidase, with protein sequence MAIHIKSADEISLMREAAQILVEAHDLVAAHIKEGITTKELDSIAEKFIKSKDAYPSFLNYHGYPGSACISINDEVVHGIPGKRKLQEGDIVSVDLGVYYKGYHSDAARTYPVGTVDAAKLDLIRVTKESFFEGLKYAKPGNHLSDISSAIQRHAEAHGYGVVRDLVGHGIGKQLHEEPQVPNYKTPGRGPKLQKGMVLAIEPMINMGTWQVRVLEDDWTFVTRDGSVSAHYENTVVITDDIPEILTIGK encoded by the coding sequence ATGGCCATTCACATTAAATCAGCTGATGAAATCAGCTTGATGAGGGAAGCCGCCCAAATTCTTGTAGAAGCCCATGATTTAGTAGCAGCTCATATAAAGGAAGGCATTACTACTAAAGAACTTGATAGCATAGCTGAAAAGTTTATTAAAAGTAAAGATGCATATCCTTCATTTCTTAATTATCATGGATATCCAGGGTCAGCTTGTATTTCTATAAATGATGAAGTTGTTCACGGTATTCCTGGGAAGAGAAAGCTACAAGAGGGAGACATAGTAAGTGTTGACCTCGGGGTATACTATAAGGGATATCACTCAGATGCTGCAAGAACCTATCCGGTTGGCACAGTTGATGCTGCCAAGTTAGACCTAATAAGAGTGACGAAAGAAAGCTTTTTTGAAGGTTTAAAATATGCAAAACCAGGCAATCATTTAAGTGATATATCATCGGCAATTCAGCGTCATGCTGAAGCTCATGGTTATGGCGTAGTGAGAGACCTAGTTGGACACGGAATAGGTAAACAATTGCATGAAGAACCACAAGTTCCAAACTACAAAACACCTGGAAGAGGACCAAAACTTCAAAAAGGTATGGTACTCGCTATTGAACCAATGATAAACATGGGAACATGGCAAGTTAGGGTACTAGAAGATGATTGGACGTTCGTAACTAGAGATGGCAGTGTATCTGCACATTATGAGAACACAGTGGTTATTACAGATGATATTCCAGAAATACTTACTATAGGTAAGTAA
- a CDS encoding adenylate kinase, with product MRLILLGAPGAGKGTQAEMLTKLYDIPCISTGNIFREHISNNTELGQKAKAYMDEGKLVPDSLVIELVKSRITQDDCKNGMIFDGFPRTIPQAEALDVMLKELSIPIDFVINVDVPDELIVDRMSGRTVCPSCGASYHKVNKVETVAGKCDLCGETLIQRDDDRAETVKKRLDVYHEQTEPLIAYYKAQGKVLDIDGVGTVEEVRDRVKKALGVK from the coding sequence GTGAGATTAATATTATTAGGTGCGCCTGGAGCAGGTAAAGGGACACAAGCAGAAATGCTAACTAAACTATATGATATTCCATGTATCTCTACAGGTAATATTTTTAGAGAGCATATTTCTAACAATACTGAGCTAGGTCAAAAAGCTAAAGCATACATGGATGAAGGAAAATTGGTGCCAGACTCACTTGTTATTGAGCTTGTCAAAAGTAGAATTACTCAGGATGACTGCAAAAATGGTATGATTTTTGATGGTTTCCCAAGAACAATTCCTCAAGCCGAGGCATTAGATGTAATGCTTAAGGAGTTAAGTATTCCAATTGACTTTGTTATCAATGTAGATGTACCTGATGAACTCATTGTTGATCGTATGAGTGGTAGAACAGTTTGTCCTAGCTGCGGCGCTTCTTACCATAAAGTAAATAAAGTTGAAACAGTTGCTGGTAAATGTGATCTTTGCGGTGAAACACTTATCCAAAGAGATGACGATAGAGCAGAAACTGTTAAGAAAAGATTAGATGTATATCATGAACAAACGGAACCTTTAATTGCATACTATAAAGCTCAAGGTAAAGTATTAGACATTGATGGTGTAGGTACAGTTGAAGAAGTACGTGATAGAGTAAAAAAAGCATTGGGAGTGAAATAA
- the secY gene encoding preprotein translocase subunit SecY: MDLFKTLRNAWKVPELRNKLIYTLWMFLFIRIGVSITVPGVDRAALAAANAANANSGFVNQFMSMITGGANQDLALFALGVGPYITASIIMQLLQVAISKLEELAKEGEEGRKKINKYTRYVTLGLAVVQSWAMVLTNRNVLVDDSIWTFLLVMIAFIAGSMLVMWIGEQITSKGVGNGMSLYIFIGIIYSLPTNFAGIFVLNKDRIYIPIIVLIAFIALVGFTVLMAQGERRVSVQYAKRMAGRKVYGGQSQYIPVKVNLGGVLPIIFAMSIMNFPQIIINLVGAQVSENWQTVLNWLNWTNPVGSVIYIILIFAFAFFYSTIAFNPMEIASNMKKSGGFVPGIRPGKPTSDYLAALGTRITLLGAIFLVILAIMPLAFNYLFKVDVAFSGTSLLIVVGVVLETLKQIESQMLMRHYKGFL, translated from the coding sequence GTGGATTTATTCAAAACTCTTAGAAATGCTTGGAAAGTGCCAGAACTACGCAACAAATTGATATACACACTTTGGATGTTTCTTTTTATCAGAATCGGGGTATCTATTACTGTACCAGGAGTAGACAGAGCAGCGCTAGCAGCAGCAAATGCCGCTAATGCTAACTCCGGTTTTGTAAACCAATTTATGAGCATGATAACAGGTGGTGCAAATCAAGATTTGGCACTATTTGCATTAGGAGTAGGTCCTTATATTACTGCTAGTATCATCATGCAACTTCTTCAAGTAGCTATCTCTAAATTAGAAGAGTTGGCAAAAGAGGGAGAAGAAGGTAGAAAAAAAATCAACAAGTATACACGCTATGTAACACTTGGTTTAGCAGTTGTACAATCATGGGCTATGGTATTGACAAATAGAAATGTGTTAGTTGATGATAGCATTTGGACCTTTTTACTTGTTATGATTGCATTTATTGCTGGTTCAATGCTAGTTATGTGGATTGGTGAACAAATCACTTCAAAAGGTGTAGGTAATGGTATGTCACTTTACATCTTTATTGGTATTATTTATTCACTACCAACTAACTTTGCAGGAATTTTTGTTTTGAATAAAGATAGAATCTATATCCCAATCATTGTGCTTATTGCATTTATTGCTTTAGTAGGATTTACAGTACTCATGGCACAAGGTGAAAGAAGAGTATCAGTTCAGTATGCAAAACGTATGGCTGGACGTAAGGTGTATGGTGGTCAATCACAATACATTCCAGTTAAGGTTAACCTTGGCGGGGTTCTTCCTATTATCTTTGCTATGTCTATTATGAACTTCCCACAAATTATTATTAACTTGGTAGGGGCTCAAGTATCTGAAAACTGGCAGACGGTGCTTAATTGGTTAAACTGGACTAATCCAGTTGGATCAGTGATTTATATCATTCTTATCTTTGCATTTGCGTTCTTTTATTCAACAATTGCTTTTAATCCAATGGAGATTGCAAGCAATATGAAGAAAAGTGGAGGGTTCGTTCCAGGTATTAGACCAGGAAAGCCTACCTCTGATTATTTAGCAGCTTTAGGAACACGCATTACATTACTTGGAGCTATATTCTTAGTTATACTTGCGATAATGCCTTTAGCATTTAACTATTTATTCAAAGTAGACGTTGCCTTCTCAGGAACATCATTACTCATCGTAGTAGGGGTTGTACTTGAAACACTTAAACAAATCGAATCACAAATGTTAATGAGACATTATAAAGGATTTTTATAG
- the rplO gene encoding 50S ribosomal protein L15, which produces MNLSTLRPNEGSKKGTFRVGRGHGSGNGKTAGKGHKGQKARSGGGVRPGFEGGQMPLYRRLPKRGFTNRNSVEIVGINVDLLNRFEDGAVVTIDAMIEAGIIKNPRDGVKILGKGEISKKLTVQANAFSASAKEKIEAVGGKAEEVM; this is translated from the coding sequence ATGAATTTAAGTACATTAAGACCAAATGAAGGATCTAAAAAAGGAACTTTCCGTGTTGGTAGAGGTCATGGTTCAGGTAATGGTAAAACTGCTGGTAAAGGACACAAAGGGCAAAAAGCTAGAAGTGGCGGTGGTGTAAGACCTGGTTTTGAAGGTGGTCAAATGCCATTATACAGACGTCTTCCAAAACGTGGATTTACAAACCGTAACAGTGTAGAAATCGTTGGTATCAACGTTGACTTATTAAATCGTTTCGAAGATGGTGCAGTAGTAACTATCGACGCAATGATTGAAGCAGGTATCATCAAAAATCCAAGAGACGGGGTAAAAATTCTTGGTAAAGGTGAAATCAGCAAAAAATTAACTGTACAAGCAAACGCATTTAGCGCAAGCGCTAAAGAAAAAATTGAAGCTGTGGGTGGTAAAGCAGAAGAGGTGATGTAA
- the rpmD gene encoding 50S ribosomal protein L30 yields MAKIKVTLVRSTIGALPKHKKTVEALGLRKINSANIHEDNAAIRGMIDQVTHLVKVEEINE; encoded by the coding sequence ATGGCAAAGATCAAAGTTACATTAGTTAGATCTACAATCGGAGCACTTCCAAAACACAAAAAAACTGTTGAAGCGCTAGGATTAAGAAAGATTAACAGTGCAAACATTCACGAAGATAACGCAGCTATCCGTGGTATGATTGACCAAGTTACACACTTAGTAAAAGTAGAAGAAATTAACGAGTAA